The following DNA comes from Weissella koreensis KACC 15510.
TCATCTTCAATTAAAGTCAACTAATAATATAAATTAATGATTAAGGGTAAACATAGCTACTCCTGCAGCTACCCCTACGTTCAAAGATTCAGCATGTCCCTTCAACGGAATATACAAGTTTTGGTTTGTCATCTCAGCTAAATCCGTAGCCATACCTTGACCTTCATTTCCCATCACCAAAGCAAAGTTTTGAGCTGGGATAATTTCAAAGATATTGGTTGCTTCTGGATTTAATTGAGTTCCATAGACTTGGAATTCATTACGTACGAATTCTGGAATCCATTCGTGCAAGTCTCCATTTGCTAATTGCAAATGGAATTGTGAACCTTGCATTGCACGAACTGCCTTAGGAGAATATGGATCTACAGACCCTTGTCCAAAGACTACTCCAGCAAATCCAGCTGCATCAGCAGTACGAACCATTGTTCCAACATTTCCAGGATCTTGAATCGCATCCAAGAATAGCCATGCTCCTTCATGAATATACTTTGGTGCGCGATTGAAGTTTGGTAATGAAACTTCCGCAAAAATACCTTGCGGGGTAACTAAGTCTGATAACTTTTTAGCGATGTCGTCATAAATTACAAAAACGGGAACTCCTAGAGGTAATTCATCTTGATGTAATTCGTATTGATCTTCAGTTGCGATAATAGCCCGAATTTTTCCATCAGAATGAATTGCTTCTTGAACCAGGTGCCAACCATCTAACAAATATGTTTGACTAGCTTGACGCCCTTTTTTCGTTTGTAACTTGGCCCATGCTTTAACACGAGCATTTTGATTTGAATTTATTTTTTCCATAATTACATTATACGCTATTCCATGGATAAACCCTAGTATTA
Coding sequences within:
- a CDS encoding TrmH family RNA methyltransferase; protein product: MEKINSNQNARVKAWAKLQTKKGRQASQTYLLDGWHLVQEAIHSDGKIRAIIATEDQYELHQDELPLGVPVFVIYDDIAKKLSDLVTPQGIFAEVSLPNFNRAPKYIHEGAWLFLDAIQDPGNVGTMVRTADAAGFAGVVFGQGSVDPYSPKAVRAMQGSQFHLQLANGDLHEWIPEFVRNEFQVYGTQLNPEATNIFEIIPAQNFALVMGNEGQGMATDLAEMTNQNLYIPLKGHAESLNVGVAAGVAMFTLNH